A region of the Etheostoma spectabile isolate EspeVRDwgs_2016 unplaced genomic scaffold, UIUC_Espe_1.0 scaffold00009803, whole genome shotgun sequence genome:
gtgtatacttattcaAGCCTCTGTAGATGtacatatttattgtattgtggACAATGGAGACACAGAATAAcattattcaggttttattaCAATCAAAGTAACTGTTACGTTAccattcagttttatttttcttacagCAAAGCTAATTTCCTTAAGGCAGTAGTATGTTCTTATTATAACAAATACAATGCGGAGGAAAAACATAGAAAGACAACAtgtgatatatatttaaattaattgtgCAATTGACTGACTCGGGTACAACTTTCTGACTCTTTCCCGGAAGTAATCCCATTAAAATGGGCCTACGTGCAGATGTGGTGTGAGTGGTAATACGTTGGTGGtaatgaaaggaaataaataaattaaataacaacaacaataaaaacattgaaaaaagaggcaaaaaccttcagaaaaagtgttgatttttgaagttttgacctgggaggacgACAGCTGCATggtccatttttttaaacttttcagtCAAAGCATCAAAGAAATACAACTTTACATTAACATCTCCATGGCTACAGATTAAAGGTGATTAAACAGAGATTTCGTGTTTTCCAGTTAAACTGAGCCCCGTCACTGTGAAGTGGTGCTAAACTGTAACCATAGTTACACCGGTAGGTGGCAGCAGAACGTCAATTATTTGGGAAATATAACaagaaagacaacatttaaTATAAATctatttaaccctcctggtgGTGTCTTCGGGTCTAATCTGACTCCTTTCCAAACGTTTccaaatcagaaatttgggtttatttcacacaaattgtccaaaaaagtaacgttgatggttcccaacaacgctcctcacaaggtaaataaataatcagctcACTACTTTCAAtggatttgtgtgtttttttgtcaatttcacagcatttggagaacaaacaattggtaaaagaattttacaaaagtgtaaaaaaagagaaaaatgtaaaaaaaaaaaaaaaaaaaaatcagaaggCTCGAAAAAATGCTCAGTTGCCCAATGTGGAAAAAATCATTGGGGGAAAGCcacaaaagggtaaaaaaatttaagaattatacctaatatttgagttaaaaaagcagaaattatggaTTATTGTGACTAATAGTGTATTTCCAAAGAGCGTTGtttggaatccaatccattttttgtggtaatttggttaaaaagaaactcatatttcagatttttttgttttttttgtttttcattcttgtttgttttgcacttttttcaccttttcagACATCAACTCGTAGATATTGTACAGTTATAGgccttaaatatatattttgcagCAGTTTTTATAAGTTGCAGtttgatatagacattttttaaaggggtcagatttgacccgaggacccCAGGAGGgtaaataaaagggaaaagccccaaaaactgATCTAGAAGAACAAGATGTTGCTGCCTTCTGCACCAGCCGACCAATAGAAGTGATGATGTGTAATCTACTTCTGGATTAAGAACCGGGGCTTTTTAAGACCACTATGGGCTTTGCAGGTTTTCCAGAAGCTCGTGGATTTCTCTACACATGTGGCTCCTGCCTCGGTCCCTGATCCTCTTCAGGGTCCTGATGCTGTACCGTCGATGGGGGGAGTGCTGCGGTATCTCTGCAGCCTTCATGTGATACTGGATCGACTTGTGGTAATTCCTACAATTGAGGTATAGATGTTCTGCGTAGCTGTTGTAGAGCATCTGTTTCTCTGCAGGTTCCAGGTCCAGTTCTAGCATTTCCTGGTATATCTGCTCAGCTTCGGCCATGCCCTGATTTAACTGTGCGTATATATTTGCGAAAGCTATTTTCTTTATGAGGAACGAATCAGGGTAGAGAGCGATCACCTCCTCATGGAGACCTATGGCTCGGTCTATCTCGATTGGACTCAGGCGACGCTCCCTGACGTAAACGATCTTCCATTTGTAGCAGAGTGCAGCGCATCGCTTCAGATAACGCTGGTCTGGATGGGTTCCCAGAGCCTCCTCGGCCAAAGCAATGGCCGTGTCAACAGAGATGTAGTAACTGTAGACCTTTAGTAAAGGTCTAATGCCACTGTAGCTGCTCACAGGGTTTCTCAGCACCTTTCTGGCTAACTCACGTGCTTCTTCTTCAATGTTTTCTCCTTTCTGAGTGCATTGATTAAGGTAGAGGGCAGCGAGGTACATGTTCTCTGGATCCTGTTCCTTGGCGAGTCTCATTTTCTCCAGAAGCTCAGCTTTCACCTTGTAGTCGTTGTGCTTGACAAACCCCACCAACCCTAAGACGTAGCTGGTGTTCCACTCCACCATGTCCGGCTGCATCCTGATGGCTCTCTGGAAGTAATCTGCAGCCTGTTTCTTTTGTTCTGCGCTGAACTTCATCAGGGTCCAGGCTTTCTCAGCGTAGATCTCTGGATGGAGCTGGTCCTGGGGGTCCTGGGATGGAGGTGGGTATTTCTTCATCAGGGCGTGGACCTTTGACAGGTAAGCCTGACTCTCTGCTCGGTCTCCCAGGTGGTGGTGCAGCCACGCCAGGTCCCCGTAGTTCACCACCAACCAGGGACCCTGGTCTGCGTTTCTTGTCTTCCTAAAGGCCTCTGCAGCCTTGCTGAAGAGACTCTGGGCGTCTTCGGTGAACCCCAGCTGGTACTGGATGAACCCCCGCAGGTTGTAGATGTGACCCAGCCAGCTGTTCCCCTCCTCGGTGCCGATGTCCTCCAGGGTGGCCCTGCGACGTAAGAGGATGGACTTGCTGTGGTCCAGATCCCAGGTGAAGTGGCACTGCAGGGCCTCCAGTTTGGACTCCAGTGTTGTTGGACTCTGAGCAGCACTGAaggagaataaaataaaaaacaaacaaacatctaGTTAATGTAATGTGCTATAGTAAAGGGTTCAGATAATCCAGGTTCATTTCATGTAGGAAGGAGGTTAGGAAAGAAGATAGAAATCCCTCCTTCCCTACTTCTAGAGTCCTGTACTCAGACCCGACCCATCCTCCAACTGGGTCTTGATTTAGACCGTAACGTAGGCCTGAATTCATGTTGCTTAgttttttgccatttctttcGCAACAACACACAGAAGCAACACAAAATCAGCTCATAATTATGAGTCAATGAGAACGGGTCAGATGCCTGTCCCAAGATGGCGGCGGTAGAGACGCGTCTCACGAGCCAATGGCTGTGTCTTCAGGGGCTTGGACATGTTTACACACCCACGCTAAAGCTGATTaaccagaggaaaaaaaaacatctttgggaaattttaaggacaccaatttacTTTAAGAATGTGTAATGTCCAGCCgacattatatattatacatgcACAAAGGACGTTGGGGTGCTTAAAAGgttggacagacagacacacagacggacagatggacagacagacggacagacacagacagacagacagacagagacggacacacacacggacagacggacagacacagacagacagacagacagacacagacagacagacagacaaacagacagacagacagagacggacagacggacagacagagacggacagacggacagacagacagacagacagacagacagacacagacagacagacagacagacacagacagacagacagacagagacggacagacggacagacagacagacagacagacacagacagacggacagacacagacagacacagacagacagacagacagacagacagacacagacagacacacagacggacagacagacggacagacagacagactgacagacgacagacaaagaaagacacagacagacacacgaacagacggacagacagacaaagagagacagacagacagacagacggacagacggacagacagacagatacagacagacagacagacagacagacagacagacaagagagacagacaaagagagacagacagacagacagacggacagacggacaaagagagacagacagacagacagacggacagacagacagatacagagagacagaccacagacggacagacagacggacagacagacagacagactgacagacggacagacaaagaaagacacagacagacacacgaacagatggacagacagacaaagagagacagacagacagacagacggacagacggacagacagacagatacagagagacagacagacagacagacagacagacagacagacagacggacagacagacagagggacacacagacagacggacagacagacagacagacggacagacagacagagggacacacagacagacggacagacagacagacagacagacagacagacagacagagggacacacagacaaacagacagagggacacacagacggacagacagacggacaaacagacagacggacacacagacagacagacagacagacagacagacagacagacagacagacagaaagacagacagacagacagacacacagacagacacacagacagacggacagacagacagacagacagacacacagacagacgggcagacagacagacagacagagggacacacagacagacggacagacagacagacacagacagacagacagacagacacagacagacagacagacagacagagggacacacagacagacggacagacagacagacagacagacagacagacagaaagacagacagacagagggacacacagacagacggacagacagacagacagacagacagacagacggacagacggacagacagacagatacagagagacagacagacagacagacagacagacagacaaagagagacagacaaagagagacagacagacagacagacagacggacagacggacaaagagagacagacagacagacagacggacagacagacagagggacacacagacagacggacagacagacagacacagacagacagacagacagagggacacacagacagacggacagacagacagacagacagacacacagacagacagacagaaagacagacagacagagggacacacagacagacggacagacagacagacagacagacagacagacagacagagggacacacagacagacggacagacagacagacacagacagacagacagacagacagagggacacacagacaaacagacagagggacacacatacggacagacagacggacaaacagacagacggacaaacagacagacggacagacagacagacggacagacagacagacagacagacagacagacagacagaaagacagacagacagacacacagacacacagacacacatacagacagacacacagacagacagacagacagacagacggacagacagacagacacacagacacacatacagacagacacacagacagacagacagacagacagacagacagacagaaagacagacagacagacacacagacacacagacacacagacacacatacagacagacacacagacagacagacagacagactccaAACTGCCTCTATAATTCCCGCTTTGTGTCTCAAAGACATTTAAGATTCAGCTTGAGGACataaagaaaagacagacaggagCAGGAAGGAGGAAATGAAAGATGAATCAATGAAAGAGTggatgaaaagaaatgaaagaagacaaaagtaacaaagacacaaaattacaaatattattatttattattattattaatattctttGCTTAGTTttgaccctcgtgttgtcttctctAGTTTTTCGGGGTCAAAATCTTAAGTTAAAACCTCCTTAAGACACTTatgtcacttttcccaaagttatttgttgatttttttagacatttttgttgttttttgcatttttgggagatttgttgtgactttttgacgttttctaacttttcctgaagttctttctcactttttacaatgtctttgtcgattatttctatatttctttggacatttttgttgtttttttccaaacttttccgtcacttttttcagtgtccttaaatctttcttttcttaaagTGCAAGACAattaataaaacatccaaattcaataaaaatagtGAACTGATGAGTTATTTAACATGAGGAGAACAGCAGGGTTAAAGAAACATATGAGCCCGGCTTTAAGGGAAGTAGCAAGAgatgaaaatagaaaaattaaagaAGAGAACCATAACATCTTCATATCCAACATACCAACATGTAATAATATGTTTAATAGGTTAAATCATTACTTGTTATCATTAGCTACTCACCACATCCTTCAGCTGTGGTTCTCGACGGGTTCTCTGAGGAGCTGGTTCGGTTCTTGATGCTGCGTCCAAGATAAAGGTCTGGTGTGGTATCTGCATTTCATGTGAAACCTTCAGTTCTGCTTTAGCTTGGCTTTCATTTCCCAGGAATGGAAGTTATGAAAAATCTAATAggtcaaaaaaaggaaaacctaAAACATGACTCATCACGAAGACTGTTaggagaacgttaggggaatgatttctaaaggttgcaacattagGGGAACGTTTGGAGAACGTtttctaaaggttgcaatgttaggggaacgtcaGGGGAACGTcatctaaaggttgcaacattagGGGAACGTTTGGAGAACGTtttctaaaggttgcaatgttaggggaatgtcatctaaaggttgcaatgttaggggaacgttaggggaacgtcatctaaaggttgcaacattagGGGAACGTTTGGAGAACGTtttctaaaggttgcaatgttaggggaacgtcaGGGGAACGTcatctaaaggttgcaatgttaggggaacgttaggggaacgttaggggaacgttatctaaaggttgcaacgttaggggaacgtcaGGGGAACGTcatctaaaggttgcaacgttaggggaacgttaggggaacgttatctaaaggttgcaacgttaggggaacgtcatctaaaggttgcaat
Encoded here:
- the LOC116679200 gene encoding interferon-induced protein with tetratricopeptide repeats 1B — protein: MCAAQSPTTLESKLEALQCHFTWDLDHSKSILLRRRATLEDIGTEEGNSWLGHIYNLRGFIQYQLGFTEDAQSLFSKAAEAFRKTRNADQGPWLVVNYGDLAWLHHHLGDRAESQAYLSKVHALMKKYPPPSQDPQDQLHPEIYAEKAWTLMKFSAEQKKQAADYFQRAIRMQPDMVEWNTSYVLGLVGFVKHNDYKVKAELLEKMRLAKEQDPENMYLAALYLNQCTQKGENIEEEARELARKVLRNPVSSYSGIRPLLKVYSYYISVDTAIALAEEALGTHPDQRYLKRCAALCYKWKIVYVRERRLSPIEIDRAIGLHEEVIALYPDSFLIKKIAFANIYAQLNQGMAEAEQIYQEMLELDLEPAEKQMLYNSYAEHLYLNCRNYHKSIQYHMKAAEIPQHSPHRRYSIRTLKRIRDRGRSHMCREIHELLENLQSP